The Coffea eugenioides isolate CCC68of unplaced genomic scaffold, Ceug_1.0 ScVebR1_252;HRSCAF=894, whole genome shotgun sequence nucleotide sequence AAGTCATTACATCTGAGTTTAGCCCAATTGACGAAGTGGAGACGAGTCTGACTCATTTGTTTGTGGGGGCAATATCCGACAATGGCCCGTCAGATGGTGCCGAATTCCCAGACATTCCCCAAGGAGCTATACAACTGGACCGCCGAGTACTTCCCCGTTCAAAAGGAGTTTCGATAAATCTACCGGGGGTTGTCatttactaaagttcatgaaaacttttcttgcatatgtaaaTAGTTCAATGAAAGTATCTTTTGCACTTATGTTTTAGCTTGTTTCCGtttttgatttggagttttatgaAAATGCATAGTTTGTTTtatcattccattcattcatgtgtctatttacttattgtctcgaatttcttaattctttcagatggccaaaagtaaaattatttgaccctttggatatcactgttctggaatccaATGATgacaatctctatatcactcacaaTTTGGAAGTTACGGAATCCGAAtttcaaagcgagagtgatagtgaggaagtgtgtgattctttttcaaaggatcttgaacaatatgaggaaaaatctaaaccgaacctggaagaaacagaagtTGTTAACATTGGTACTGAAACTGAGGTTAGGGAAATACAAATCAGCATTCATTTgaataaaaagcaaaaagagGAGATGATTGAATTTTTGTCTATGTTTCAAGATGTGTTTGCATGGTCttatgatgatatgactggcatTTCGACCGATGTAGTGGTGCACAGATTACCCACAAACCCAGCTTTTCCACTAGTAAAGCAAAAACCCcgtaaattcaaaccagatatgagcctcaaaataaaagagcaaattgaaaagCAGCTTAAGACTAATATCATCATTGTATCCCATTACCCTGTTTGGCTCTCGAAcccagtccctgttccaaagaaaaatggagaagtaCGAGTCTGTGTTGACTATAGGGACCTTAATAAGGCCAGCCCTAAAGATGACTTTCCTTTGCCAAATATCCATATCATTTTAGACAACACTGCCggacacgaaattgaatcatttTGTGATTGTTTTGCTGGGTACCATCAGATCTTAATGGCTGAGGAGGATAGAGAAAAGACTGCATTTATCACCCCTTGGGGCACCTTTTGCTATAGAGTAATGCCGTTTGGTTTAAAGAATGTCGGAGCTACTTATCAAAGGACTATGACTACTTTGTTTCATGACATGATCCACAAGGAGATGGAcgtctacgtggatgacattATAATCAAATCCAGGAAAAGTCGAGGACCACTTGATGGATTTAAGAAAGCTGTTCGAAAGGTTGcgaaagtacaatttgaagctaAATCCTGCAAAGTGCGCCTTTGGAGCACCAGCTGATAAATTGTTAGGTTTCATTGTCAGGAAGAAGGGCATAGAGATAGACCCGGTAAAGATCAAGGCAATTCGAGACATGCCAGTGCCGAAAACGCAGAAAGATGTGAAAAGCTTTTTGGGGAAAATTAACTTCATTGGAAGATTCATTGCCCAATTAACCGCGACGTGTGAGCCACTATTCAAGTTATTAAAAAAGAATGTGCCATTGCATTGGAATGAAGAGTGTCAACAAGCTtttgacaagattaaagattatttgttgcAGCCCCCGGTCCTAGTGCCACCCAAACCGGGCCGACCTTTGATCATGTACTTATCTGTGCTCGACGGagcagtagggtgtgttctGGAGCAGCACGATGACTCGGGAAGGAAAGAGCAAGCCATCTACTATCTTAGCAAGAAATTCATGCAgtatgaggctaattattcatttattgagaaaagctgctgtGCATTGGCTTGGGCAGCTCAGAAATTAAGACACTACCTGCTAAGTCATACTACCTACCTTATCTCCCGCTCCGATCCTTTGAAATACCTCTTGGAGAAGTCGATGCCAACTGGGCGTCTGGCCAAATGGCAGATGATTCTTTCAGAAtttgatattgttttcacttcgCAAAAGGccgtcaaggggcaagctatagccgatcatttggcagaaaatccaaAGGACGATGATTATCAACCGCTCCATACCTATTTCCCGGATGAAAAGGTTTTATTTGTTGGTGCCGTAGAAGATATGAGCGAGCAGTGCCCTAAGtggagatttttttttgatGGTGCAGCCAATTCTTATGGGGTCGGAATAGGAGCAGTCTTTGTATCCCCGGAAGGGAAGCATTACCCTGGAGCCGCtaaattgcaatttgcttgcACAAACAACATGGCCGAGTATGAAGCATGTATTTTTGGTCTtaaaatggctttggaaatggaGGTTAAGGAGTTAATAGCCTTCAGTGATTCGGATTTACTTGTGCACCAAACGTTGAAGCAATGggtaaccaaagattcaaaaatccTGCCATACCACTGTAATTTGCTCAATTTGGCTAAATAATTTCAAAGCttggagttcagacatctcccACGAGCCCGAAATGCATTTGCAGATGCCTTGGCCACCCTATCTTCTATGATACAATATCCGGACGAATTAGGAATCGAGCCTATCCGGATTCAGCTCCAAGGCAAGCCTGCTCATTGTTGGGTCATACACAATTCTTCTGGCAATAGCCCTTGGTACAATGATATTAAGGAATTCATCAAAACCGGGTCTTACCCTCCAGAAGCTAGTACGAATGACAAGGGTTTCCTGCGCAGAATGGCCTCGaagtttttcttaaatggagagGTATTATACAAAAGAACCTTAGATTTGAACCTCTTAAGGTGCGTCAATGAAGATGAAGCTCAATACATGATGAAGGAGGTGCATAGTGGTGTCTGCGGCCCTCACATGAATGGACACTTGTTGGCGaggaaaatcatgagaaccgggtACTTTTGGCTTACAATGGAACGCGATTGCATAgattttgtccggagatgtattAAATGTCAAATGCATGGCGACGTCATACGCGCTCCTCCTACAGAGTTGCATAGCATGATTGCTCCGTGGCCTTggtcaatgtggggtatggatgTGATTGGCACAATCGATCCTCctgcttcaaatggacatcgattcATATTGGTGGCAATTGAGTACTTCACCAAATGGGTCGAAGCGGAATCATTCAAGCACGTGACTAAGAAGGTGGTGGCGAATTTCTTAAGGGATCACATCATATGCCGATTTGGGGTGCCGAAAACATTGATTacagacaatgccaagaatctcaACAATGACATGGTGGACGGACTATGCGAACAGTTCAAAATCAGACATCGCAACTCTGCCATCTATAGACcgcagatgaatggagctgtggaggccgcaaacaagaatttgaagaagatcaTTCGCAAAATGACTAAAAAGCATCGTGACTGGCATGACAAGCTCCCTTACGCACTAATGGCGTATCGGACTTCTATCCGAACATCAACTGGGGCAACACCCTACTCGCTCATGCATGGAATGGAAGCAGTGCTGCCTGCCGAAGTCGAAATCCCTTCATTGCGTATTCTAATGGAGACCAAGTTGGAGGAGGCTGATTGGATAAAGCAGTGTTATGAACAACTATCTTTGATTGATGAAAAGCGGCTTGATGCTATTTGTCACGGCCAATGTTACCAAAAGCGCATGGCCCGGGCCTACAACAAGAAGGTTCATTTGCGTACATTTGAGGAAAGCGACAAAGTGGTGAAGCGGATTTTGCCAGTGCAAGATGAGGCCAAAGGCAAGttcgctccaaattggcaagggccattCATTGTTCAAAAGGTACTACCTGGCGGAGCCCTCATTCTGGCAGAAATGGACGGACAAACTTttcctcaacctatcaactcggacatgtgcaagaaattcttcatttgattacGCAAAACTTCTTTTAGAAAATTCATGCAaaggatgaaatgcaagtcaggccatcttctttccCATTTGAAACATTCAATCCCTAGTTGTCCCTTTTGAGATATCAGActaataattttcgtttggcaacccctgagaattgcaaaccccacaccgGGGCAGATttattgtgaaaaaaaaagaaaaagaaaaaaggaagaaaagaaaaaacaaaaaaaaagcaaaaagggtgggggcaaccttggtgaaaacccgaaagggcgccaaggtagagTTCTGCAACAAACAAGCACGAGGAGGAgcagctggtgacttggttcattcGGATTTCTCTTCGTTTTGTAACACTTCCGTCAATATTGAATTccggaacaaagatatccagagattcGAATGTGACATCTGTTAGCCAAAAGCTGCGTCTCACTTTGAAtagatattcttttgcaaatacattcttataaaattcattttccCTCAATTATTCGCATTCATGACATTTTCATTGATCGCGTTTGCGTCCTTTTGCATATTCATCCCTGCATGATATGTGaatttatcttacatacatcattTGTTTAATCATTGAGTTTTAATAAATGACAATCCCCGTGATTTGTGTGAAGCATACTTTGgattcaatcatcttttggAAATGGACGTGATTCAGCAGGGCCCAGTACACAGATTTCATAATATGGCTAAAGGCATTCCCAGTCAGTCTGAGAAGAATCAGAAAGCCTTTGAAGTAATAAGTCCAACTAAATCAGATACCACAGCAAAAGTTGACAGaggcatcaaaagactcatgtttacacgattctcaaagggaaccggatcaaatgatggtggcaatttctttatTCTTTCATTTGTGCAGAAAATTTCATGCATAGAAGGAAACAAACACATCTCACACTGGAGTCGGTATCGGAAAGTTTTCCGGCAAACAAAGGTGGATTGGACAAGTTGCAAGCAAGTTTCATCAAAGGCACAACCAAATGGTAAGCATACTGGAACTTTTCCAACTGACAAATTcatgtctcgggtcagtcccgattttaatttttctgtttcgcctgtttcgggtcagtcccgattttaaatttcatgttggggttagtcccctcgggtcagtcccgattttaaattttgtgttGGGGTCAGccccctcgggtcagtcccgattttaaatttcagtctCGGATaaatcccgattttaaatttcagtctcggatcagtcccgattttaaatttcagttggggtcagtcccatcgggtcagtcccgattttaatttTAATGCTGGGatcagtcccctcgggtcagtcccgattttaaatttctgttggggtcagtcccgattttaaatttctgttggggtcagtcccctcgggtcagtcccgattttaattttcatgctggggtcagtcccctcgggtcagtcccgattttaaagtcccctcgggtcagtcccgattttaaatttcctgttcgggtcagtcccgtttaaattttctgtttgggtcagtccattttaaatttctcgtccgaGTCAGTTCTCATTAAAGAGGTCAGCCCTCGTTTCAGTAGTGACAATCATTCGAGTAGCTGCAgtcgaataacacaggtaagtatttggtgtctatttctttgtctcaagttttccaaaactcagacaaagaggggcaaactgtagacaccaaattttaaaaataaattttatcctaattttttttttattttattccatGATTTTTAGTTCTTAAACTTTTAGCATTTATATAGCACTTTAgtattttttagattattattatctattatttttatttttattttatttttagttgtatTTTGCATTCATTTTTGCCCTCTtagctatttatttatttatttttataagactttttagcataaatttttgccaaaaaaagagaaaattaggaaaaaatatgttttatttctttttattgaaaaaaaagagaaaaaaagtagaaaaagaagaaaagagaaaaatcgtagctttttattttttatcttttggttactaattttgtacattttatttaagtttgtttaaattgttattgttatttatttaagtaattgaaaaaaaaggaaaaaaaaggaaaaaccacGTTTGGTTTCAGCCGCAGCAGAAGAAAATTGCAGCTGCGTTTTTTCAGctattttccttgttttttttagCTCCCTTCGATCATGTTAGTACTGTTACACCTGGCTTTCATCGACAAGCCAAAGAACAATTTAGAAGTTGAGGCCAATCCGATGGCTGAGAGAGAAACGATGACCTGAAGCTGTTTATGAACCATCGAGATGAGGTTTTTAGGGTTGGAGTCTGATATAAAGAGGGAGCTAAGGGTTTAGAGGAGCGAGAGGGGAAGGAAGATAGAGGTGCGGCGGCGgagtttgagagaaaaagaggagaaagGAAAACTGAAAAGGGGGGGTTCTTTTGAGAGGCAAAAAGAAAAGTGCAGCTTTGAGCGTGAAACAGGAACGAAGGGAAGAAAACATAGCAGGAAAGGAGAGGTTTTCGTTGAGACTAAACCTGAGGGAAACAGAAGAGGGAGTGACGGCTAGAATCTGCAACAGATAGAGAGGCCGAAAGAGCTTCGGGTGGAGAACAGTTTGGGTAAAGCTGCGAAGAAGGAAAACCAGTGGAGGAAGCAGATCTGGTGCTGTTTTTTGAGAATCAGCAAGGAAGTGCAGCGGTTCTCAAGCTCACGTATTCACCATCATCATCTGTACAACTTTGTAAGCTATTTTTCTGccttcaaatttcagtttttaagtATGGATGCTTGAGGCTCTCTGTCATGTTTTTATCGCAGTTTCTTGGTGATTTTTCTACGTTTTTCTGAAAAATTACTGTTTTATTTGAGTGGGTGGAAGTTTTCTGGGTTTTCTGATAATTTTAAGACTAACCGTGACTTCCTTGGAATGGAGAAATCTGTGAAACCTTCGTTTGGTGTTTTGCCGTGAGGATGAGTGATGTCTACTTTGTTTTCTTGAGAATAATGCTTacattccttttgttttatgTTTGGAAAAACTGGTAAATAAGATGAACACCTAGCCTGGGTTCCGTGAAATGTTTTGAAAAATGCATGTTGTTGGCCCCTCCCTGTTATAGTTCTCTTTGTTTGCATGGTCAGCATTGTGATAGTGTtggtggtaaaaaaaaaaagtgcttagtttgtttcaaactttccttggttgcttgttgcgagtttttctggtttgttaaAGCAGCAGACATTACCATGTAAATGCTGAAATGTTGGCCGCTCCAAGCTTAGGTCCTTTTGCGGCCTTTTACGTTCAGTTCCATTATTGGAATTTCCGTGATTAAaccattgcatttggatgataATTAACAAAACGGGTAGAAAGCTACAACTTTGAGCTTTGGGTCATCTTTCTTGCCTTAATCTCGCCCATGCAATGCTTTATCATCGGATTTTGTTAAAAATGGTAATCTGGAATTCTTGTTTGAAGCGAGAAAAGCTGCATTTCATGGTcatgtttttgttgttttttctcCTTCCCGCAATAGCCCACAAAAAAACTGGTTTTGGTCATCTATTGTGCTAGCTGAAATCTGATGTCTAAATAATTAATGATGAAGTTACATGTTCTGATCTGAAGCTACAAAGGTTTTGGTGTGACTGTTTCACGGGTTGAGGCTACGcaaataagaaaattgcagaaacctaaAACCAGTTACGAGGAAGGATAGATGATTGTATTTGGGTGATGTTAATGACATTGGGTTGAAATCTTTGCATTTCGGTTTGGGCTGTCAAATTCGTAGAGTTTGTTTGAGTTCTCACGCACAAACATATCTAGGCCGAAGTAGAAAAAGCTGCCGCATTCATTCTCATGTTTTGCTGCATTCATTTCTTCCCGTAACCGCCCACAAATCTAGTTTAGTCATGCTCAAGCTAGTAACAATGATAGTGGTAGATGATTTGACGAGGTTTGGGTTGTGTTTTGAAGCTTTTGCCCTCTTTTCTGGTTGCCAATAAGCTGCAGAGTTCGCAGCAGGAAATCGCAGAAGCAGTAAAAGCTTTGGTCACCAAATATCTGTTTGCATGCATG carries:
- the LOC113756903 gene encoding uncharacterized protein LOC113756903; translated protein: MTKKHRDWHDKLPYALMAYRTSIRTSTGATPYSLMHGMEAVLPAEVEIPSLRILMETKLEEADWIKQCYEQLSLIDEKRLDAICHGQCYQKRMARAYNKKVHLRTFEESDKVVKRILPVQDEAKGKFAPNWQGPFIVQKVLPGGALILAEMDGQTFPQPINSDIRSEIRLAAEHNRLEAARLEIERQRSRVIRLAKGIRDRSAGIRVDAAMLMDEATSFLQGNEQADPEEDPEEDPAQDVAPDSPAEG